The Kosakonia sacchari SP1 genome includes a window with the following:
- the cysJ gene encoding NADPH-dependent assimilatory sulfite reductase flavoprotein subunit, whose product MTTQVPPSALLPLNPEQLARLQAATTDLTPTQLAWVSGYFWGVLNQQPTGATVAATPVAEASSITLISASQTGNARRVAEALRDDLLAAKLNVTLVNAGDYKFKQIANEKLLIVVASTQGEGEAPEEAVALHKFLFSKKAPKLDGTAFAVFGLGDTSYEFFCQAGKDFDSKLAELGAERLLDRVDADVEYQAAAAEWRARVVEVLKARAPASTPAQTAVAASGAVNEIFSSPYTKEAPLSASLSVNQKITGRDSEKDVRHIEIDLGDSGLRYQPGDALGVWYQNDPALVKELVELLWLKGDEPVTVDGKTLPLAEALQWHYELTVNTANIVENYATLTRSESLLPLVGDKAQLQHYAATTPIVDMVRFSPAQLDADALIGLLRPLTPRLYSIASSQAEVESEVHITVGVVRYDVEGRARAGGASSFLADRVEEEGEVRVFIEHNDNFRLPTNPQTPVIMIGPGTGIAPFRAFMQQRAADEAPGKNWLFFGNPHFTEDFLYQVEWQRYVKEGVLNRIDLAWSRDQKEKVYVQDKLREQGAELWRWINDGAHIYVCGDANRMAKDVEQVLLDVIAEFGGMDTEAADEFLSELRVERRYQRDVY is encoded by the coding sequence ATGACGACCCAGGTCCCACCTTCCGCGTTGCTTCCGCTTAATCCGGAGCAACTGGCTCGCCTCCAGGCGGCCACCACTGATTTAACACCCACTCAGCTCGCCTGGGTTTCCGGCTATTTCTGGGGCGTGCTGAATCAGCAGCCAACTGGCGCGACGGTCGCTGCGACGCCGGTAGCAGAAGCTTCCTCGATTACGCTGATTTCTGCCTCGCAGACCGGTAACGCCCGCCGTGTAGCCGAAGCACTGCGCGATGACTTATTGGCGGCGAAACTCAATGTCACGCTGGTCAACGCGGGCGACTACAAATTCAAACAGATAGCGAATGAGAAACTGCTGATCGTCGTTGCCTCTACGCAGGGTGAAGGGGAAGCACCGGAAGAAGCCGTTGCGCTGCATAAATTCCTGTTCTCGAAAAAAGCGCCAAAACTGGATGGCACCGCCTTTGCGGTCTTCGGTCTGGGCGACACCTCGTATGAATTTTTCTGCCAGGCCGGGAAAGATTTCGACAGCAAGCTGGCGGAGCTGGGCGCTGAACGTCTGCTGGATCGCGTCGATGCGGATGTCGAATACCAGGCCGCAGCAGCAGAATGGCGCGCCCGTGTGGTTGAGGTGCTGAAAGCCCGTGCGCCAGCCTCTACGCCTGCGCAAACCGCTGTCGCCGCCAGTGGTGCGGTGAATGAAATTTTCTCCAGCCCGTACACCAAAGAAGCACCACTTAGCGCAAGCCTGTCGGTTAACCAGAAAATCACCGGGCGTGATTCAGAAAAAGATGTGCGCCATATCGAAATCGATTTGGGCGACTCCGGTCTGCGTTATCAGCCGGGCGATGCGCTCGGCGTCTGGTATCAGAACGATCCTGCGTTAGTCAAAGAGCTTGTTGAGCTGCTGTGGCTGAAAGGCGATGAGCCCGTCACGGTCGATGGCAAAACTCTGCCGCTCGCCGAAGCGTTGCAATGGCATTACGAATTGACGGTCAACACCGCCAATATCGTGGAGAATTACGCCACCCTGACGCGTAGCGAATCGTTGCTGCCGCTGGTCGGCGATAAAGCGCAGTTGCAGCACTACGCCGCGACCACCCCGATTGTCGACATGGTGCGTTTCTCTCCGGCGCAGCTGGATGCGGATGCGCTGATTGGCCTGCTGCGCCCGCTGACGCCGCGCCTTTACTCGATTGCCTCTTCGCAGGCGGAAGTAGAGAGCGAAGTGCATATCACCGTCGGCGTGGTGCGTTATGACGTCGAAGGCCGCGCCCGTGCGGGCGGCGCCTCCAGCTTCCTCGCCGATCGCGTAGAAGAAGAGGGCGAAGTTCGCGTATTTATCGAGCATAACGATAATTTCCGCCTGCCAACGAATCCGCAAACGCCGGTGATCATGATTGGGCCGGGCACCGGTATCGCGCCGTTCCGCGCCTTTATGCAACAGCGCGCCGCCGATGAAGCGCCAGGCAAAAACTGGCTGTTCTTCGGCAATCCGCACTTTACCGAAGATTTCCTCTACCAGGTTGAGTGGCAGCGTTATGTGAAAGAGGGCGTGCTGAACCGCATCGATTTGGCCTGGTCCCGCGATCAAAAAGAAAAAGTTTACGTACAAGACAAACTGCGCGAGCAAGGCGCGGAACTGTGGCGCTGGATCAACGACGGTGCGCACATTTATGTCTGCGGCGACGCCAATCGCATGGCGAAAGACGTTGAGCAGGTTTTACTGGATGTGATTGCCGAATTTGGTGGCATGGACACCGAAGCGGCGGATGAATTTTTAAGTGAGCTGCGCGTTGAGCGCCGTTATCAGCGAGATGTCTACTAA
- the queD gene encoding 6-carboxytetrahydropterin synthase QueD has translation MSTTLFKDFTFEAAHHLPHVPQGHKCGRLHGHSFMVRLEITGEVDPYTGWIMDFAELKAAFKPLYERLDHYYLNEIPGLENPTSEVLAKWIWDQMKPVVPLLSAVMVKETCTAGCVYRGE, from the coding sequence ATGTCGACCACGTTGTTTAAAGATTTCACTTTCGAAGCCGCTCATCATCTGCCGCATGTCCCACAGGGGCACAAATGCGGTCGTCTGCATGGCCACTCGTTTATGGTGCGCCTGGAGATCACCGGCGAGGTGGATCCTTATACCGGCTGGATAATGGACTTCGCCGAGCTGAAAGCTGCGTTTAAGCCGCTTTACGAGCGCCTGGATCACTACTATTTGAATGAGATCCCAGGGCTGGAAAACCCTACCAGTGAAGTGCTGGCGAAATGGATTTGGGATCAGATGAAACCGGTGGTGCCGCTGCTGAGCGCGGTGATGGTAAAAGAGACCTGCACGGCAGGCTGCGTTTATCGCGGCGAATAA
- a CDS encoding SDR family oxidoreductase, whose product MSMRSINNFSLDFFFLQGKTAIVTGGNSGLGQAFSVALAKAGANVFIPAITSDGGETEEAIRQQGVDVEFMEIDITAEGAPQKIISACCERFGTVDILVNNAGICKMNNVWAFNRADWDPMINVNLTAAFELCHEAAKVMAKNLRGKIINICSVRSFLGQQGSPAYSATKHALAGLTKAYCDELAQFNIQVNGIAPGYFSTDITQIIRNDRKQYKWGIDHTPAMRWGDTQDLMGAVIFLASRASDYVNGHLLVVDGGYLVR is encoded by the coding sequence ATGTCAATGAGATCAATTAATAATTTTTCGCTGGACTTTTTTTTCTTACAGGGGAAAACCGCTATTGTCACCGGCGGTAATAGTGGATTAGGACAGGCATTTTCCGTTGCGCTGGCAAAAGCCGGGGCAAATGTTTTTATTCCGGCGATTACTTCAGACGGTGGGGAAACAGAAGAAGCCATTAGGCAACAGGGCGTAGATGTTGAATTTATGGAAATTGATATTACCGCCGAAGGCGCACCGCAAAAGATCATCAGCGCCTGCTGTGAACGCTTCGGTACGGTTGATATTTTGGTGAATAATGCGGGCATCTGCAAAATGAATAATGTCTGGGCGTTTAATCGTGCTGACTGGGATCCGATGATTAATGTAAATCTTACGGCTGCCTTTGAATTATGTCATGAAGCTGCAAAAGTGATGGCGAAAAACCTGCGTGGCAAAATTATCAATATTTGCTCGGTGCGTTCATTTTTAGGTCAACAGGGATCGCCGGCCTATTCCGCGACAAAACATGCGTTGGCCGGTTTAACAAAAGCCTATTGCGATGAATTAGCGCAATTTAATATTCAAGTGAATGGTATTGCGCCGGGATATTTCTCCACGGATATCACGCAGATAATTCGTAACGATCGCAAGCAATATAAATGGGGAATTGATCACACACCGGCTATGCGCTGGGGAGATACGCAGGATTTAATGGGGGCGGTAATTTTTCTCGCCAGCCGCGCCTCGGATTATGTGAATGGTCATTTGCTGGTCGTCGATGGCGGTTATCTGGTGCGTTAA
- the queE gene encoding 7-carboxy-7-deazaguanine synthase QueE, whose product MQYPINEMFQTLQGEGYFTGVPAIFIRLQGCPVGCAWCDTKHTWDKLADREVSLYSILAKTKESDKWGAASSEDLLAIIQRQGWTARHVVITGGEPCIHDLSALTTLLEHNGFSCQIETSGTHEVRTSHTTWVTVSPKVNMRGGYDVLQQALERADEIKHPVGRLRDIEALDELLAQLHDDKQRVIALQPISQKEDATRLCIETCIARNWRLSMQTHKYLNIA is encoded by the coding sequence ATGCAGTACCCGATTAACGAGATGTTCCAGACCCTGCAAGGCGAGGGTTATTTCACCGGCGTTCCCGCCATTTTTATTCGTTTACAGGGATGCCCGGTTGGTTGCGCCTGGTGCGATACCAAACACACCTGGGATAAGCTCGCAGATCGGGAGGTGTCGCTGTACAGCATTCTCGCGAAGACCAAAGAGAGCGACAAATGGGGCGCGGCAAGCAGTGAAGATTTGCTCGCCATTATCCAGCGCCAGGGCTGGACAGCACGCCATGTGGTCATTACAGGTGGTGAGCCCTGCATACACGATCTCTCGGCGTTGACCACGCTGCTGGAGCACAACGGCTTTAGCTGTCAGATTGAAACCAGCGGCACGCACGAGGTTCGTACGTCGCACACCACCTGGGTCACCGTATCGCCGAAAGTGAATATGCGTGGTGGTTATGATGTCCTCCAGCAGGCGCTGGAGCGCGCCGATGAGATTAAGCACCCTGTTGGCCGCCTGCGCGATATTGAGGCGCTGGACGAGCTTTTGGCACAACTGCACGATGATAAACAGCGGGTCATCGCCTTGCAGCCGATAAGCCAGAAAGAGGATGCGACGCGCTTGTGTATTGAAACCTGTATCGCCCGCAACTGGCGACTGTCGATGCAGACACACAAATATCTCAATATTGCTTAA
- a CDS encoding TPM domain-containing protein, translating to MARILALLLVLSFTLPALAVPVPPMNGVVNDPENQLSLWQRKALIQQVSDLNARTGTQTALLLIPTTNGETIEHFANEVFNRWQLGDARRNDGVLVLVAWQDRKVRIEVGSGLEDMLTNALAKQIIDEYMIPAFRQNDLNTGIVRGVEGISTVLASQPLPKAQPPSFFQQMAAWFSLWKSLIVLAVVIIALTIKGKIRTLAGLFFIACPLAVILFAYSEQNPLLLPFTIFCAAVPAFILLMMLCVWLLYPQRLTAVGRQKYRESRQLNYSRGGEASTDTTHYTSSESSGHSSSDSSSGGGGSSDGSGSSGNW from the coding sequence ATGGCGCGCATACTGGCACTGCTGCTGGTGCTGAGTTTTACCCTTCCGGCGCTGGCTGTGCCTGTTCCACCGATGAATGGCGTGGTTAACGATCCCGAAAATCAGTTAAGCCTCTGGCAGCGTAAAGCGCTTATCCAGCAGGTAAGCGATCTGAATGCCCGTACAGGGACACAAACCGCTCTACTGCTGATACCCACGACAAATGGCGAAACCATCGAACACTTTGCCAACGAGGTTTTTAACCGCTGGCAGCTTGGCGATGCCCGGCGTAATGACGGCGTGTTGGTGCTGGTCGCGTGGCAGGACAGAAAAGTGCGTATCGAAGTGGGAAGCGGCCTTGAGGACATGTTAACCAACGCGCTGGCAAAGCAAATCATTGATGAATATATGATTCCAGCCTTCCGGCAGAATGACCTGAATACCGGAATTGTGCGCGGCGTTGAGGGGATCAGCACCGTGCTTGCCAGCCAGCCGCTACCTAAAGCTCAACCTCCGTCATTTTTCCAGCAAATGGCCGCCTGGTTTTCCCTGTGGAAGAGTTTGATTGTGTTGGCGGTGGTCATCATTGCCCTGACGATCAAAGGCAAAATCCGCACGCTGGCAGGACTGTTTTTTATCGCCTGTCCTCTGGCCGTGATTTTGTTCGCGTACAGTGAACAAAACCCTTTGCTGCTGCCTTTTACGATATTCTGCGCTGCCGTGCCCGCTTTTATTTTGCTGATGATGTTGTGCGTATGGTTGCTCTACCCACAGCGGCTTACCGCCGTAGGCCGGCAAAAATATCGTGAGAGCAGGCAGCTCAATTATTCACGTGGAGGCGAGGCCAGTACCGACACAACTCATTACACCAGCAGCGAAAGTTCCGGGCATAGCAGTAGCGACAGTTCCAGCGGTGGTGGCGGTTCGAGTGACGGCAGCGGCTCTTCAGGAAATTGGTGA
- a CDS encoding SDR family oxidoreductase yields the protein MNTLLITGVTGFLGGAVLEKILHDNLPMNLLLLVRAEDSEAGLARVKSNMRKFNLSDEVLNSLSTSQILLGDLGEPEGFIADPRLENVTHVLNCAAVASFGNNPLVWKVNVEGTLTFARRMSHVAGLQRFLHVGTAMSCTPEPDSLVPESSEFRENAEHLVTYTHSKSTIEQLMRKECPQLPLVIARPSIVVGHTSHGCTPSTSIFWVFSMGLMLQKFMCSLEDRVDVIPVDYCADALLMLLSGEIAQGEVVHISAGEENSVRFADIDRAMAKALEKAPVGDKYAQVSYETLVKMRRELKDIFGPCNERLMLKAMRLYGAFATLNVRFSNDKLLSMGMPKPPRFTDYIARCVQTTRGLTIPQQMEVDFK from the coding sequence ATGAATACATTATTGATTACGGGTGTCACTGGGTTTCTTGGCGGGGCGGTATTAGAAAAAATTCTTCACGACAATCTACCGATGAATTTATTGCTGCTGGTTCGCGCCGAAGATAGCGAAGCCGGGCTTGCGCGCGTTAAAAGCAATATGCGCAAATTCAACCTCAGTGATGAGGTGCTGAACTCGCTTTCGACGTCGCAGATCCTGCTCGGCGATTTGGGCGAACCAGAAGGTTTTATTGCCGATCCACGTCTGGAAAATGTCACCCACGTGCTGAACTGCGCAGCCGTGGCCTCTTTTGGTAACAATCCGCTGGTGTGGAAAGTCAACGTGGAAGGCACGTTGACATTTGCACGCCGGATGTCGCACGTTGCCGGGTTACAGCGTTTTCTGCACGTTGGCACCGCGATGTCGTGTACCCCGGAGCCCGATTCACTGGTACCGGAAAGCAGCGAGTTTCGCGAGAATGCCGAGCACCTGGTGACCTATACGCACTCCAAATCCACTATCGAACAACTGATGCGCAAAGAGTGCCCGCAGTTGCCGCTGGTGATCGCACGGCCATCGATTGTCGTCGGCCACACCAGCCACGGTTGCACGCCGTCTACCAGTATCTTCTGGGTGTTCAGCATGGGGCTGATGCTGCAAAAATTTATGTGTTCGCTGGAAGATCGCGTGGATGTGATCCCGGTGGATTACTGCGCCGATGCGCTGCTGATGCTGCTTAGCGGAGAGATTGCACAGGGTGAAGTGGTGCATATCTCGGCCGGAGAAGAGAATAGCGTCCGCTTTGCCGATATCGACAGGGCAATGGCGAAAGCGCTGGAAAAAGCGCCGGTTGGCGATAAATACGCGCAGGTTAGTTATGAAACGCTGGTGAAAATGCGCCGCGAGCTGAAAGATATCTTCGGGCCGTGCAACGAGCGCCTGATGCTGAAAGCGATGCGTCTTTACGGAGCGTTTGCCACGCTTAACGTGCGTTTCAGCAATGATAAGCTGCTCAGTATGGGTATGCCGAAGCCGCCGCGATTTACTGACTATATCGCCCGCTGCGTGCAGACAACGCGCGGTCTGACGATACCGCAGCAGATGGAAGTCGATTTTAAATAG
- the eno gene encoding phosphopyruvate hydratase: MSKIVKVIGREIIDSRGNPTVEAEVHLEGGFVGLAAAPSGASTGSREALELRDGDKSRFMGKGVLKAVGAVNGPIAQAILGKDAKDQAGIDKIMIDLDGTENKSNFGANAILAVSLATAKAAAASKGLPLYAHIAELNGTPGKYSMPVPMMNIINGGEHADNNVDIQEFMIQPVGAKTLKEAVRMGSEVFHNLAKVLKSKGMNTAVGDEGGYAPNLGSNAEALAVIAEAVKAAGYELGKDITLAMDCAASEFYKDGKYVLAGEGNKAFTSEEFTHFLEDLTKQYPIVSIEDGLDESDWAGFAYQTKVLGDKIQLVGDDLFVTNTKILKEGIEKGIVNSILIKFNQIGSLTETLAAIKMAKDAGYTAVISHRSGETEDATIADLAVGTAAGQIKTGSMSRSDRVAKYNQLIRIEEALGDQAPFNGRKEIKGQA; the protein is encoded by the coding sequence ATGTCCAAAATCGTTAAAGTCATCGGTCGTGAAATCATCGACTCCCGTGGTAACCCGACTGTTGAAGCCGAAGTACACCTGGAAGGTGGTTTCGTAGGTCTGGCTGCTGCGCCGTCAGGTGCTTCCACTGGTTCCCGCGAAGCGCTGGAACTGCGCGATGGCGACAAATCCCGCTTCATGGGTAAAGGCGTACTGAAAGCGGTTGGCGCGGTTAACGGTCCGATCGCTCAGGCAATCCTGGGCAAAGACGCGAAAGACCAGGCCGGCATCGACAAAATCATGATCGATCTGGATGGTACCGAAAACAAATCTAACTTCGGCGCGAACGCCATCCTGGCTGTTTCTCTGGCTACCGCTAAAGCTGCTGCTGCCTCTAAAGGCCTGCCGCTGTACGCACACATCGCTGAACTGAACGGCACCCCGGGTAAATACTCCATGCCGGTTCCGATGATGAACATCATCAACGGTGGTGAGCACGCTGATAACAACGTCGACATTCAGGAGTTCATGATTCAGCCGGTTGGCGCGAAAACCCTGAAAGAAGCTGTACGTATGGGTTCAGAAGTGTTCCATAACCTGGCGAAAGTACTGAAATCCAAAGGCATGAACACGGCTGTGGGTGACGAAGGTGGCTACGCGCCGAACCTGGGTTCCAACGCAGAAGCACTGGCTGTTATCGCTGAAGCGGTTAAAGCTGCGGGCTACGAGCTGGGCAAAGACATCACTCTGGCGATGGACTGTGCAGCATCTGAGTTCTACAAAGACGGTAAATACGTTCTGGCTGGCGAAGGCAACAAAGCGTTCACCTCTGAAGAGTTCACTCACTTCCTGGAAGATCTGACCAAACAGTATCCGATCGTTTCCATCGAAGATGGTCTGGACGAATCTGACTGGGCTGGCTTTGCTTACCAGACCAAAGTGCTGGGCGACAAAATCCAGCTGGTGGGCGACGACCTGTTCGTAACCAACACCAAGATCCTGAAAGAAGGCATCGAAAAAGGCATCGTTAACTCCATCCTGATCAAATTCAACCAGATCGGTTCTCTGACCGAAACGCTGGCTGCGATCAAAATGGCGAAAGACGCTGGCTACACCGCTGTCATCTCTCACCGTTCTGGCGAAACTGAAGACGCTACCATCGCTGACCTGGCTGTTGGTACCGCTGCAGGCCAGATCAAAACCGGTTCTATGAGCCGTTCTGACCGCGTTGCTAAATACAACCAGCTGATTCGTATCGAAGAAGCGCTGGGTGATCAAGCACCGTTCAACGGTCGTAAAGAGATCAAAGGCCAGGCGTAA
- the pyrG gene encoding glutamine hydrolyzing CTP synthase — MTTNYIFVTGGVVSSLGKGIAAASLAAILEARGLNVTMMKLDPYINVDPGTMSPIQHGEVFVTEDGAETDLDLGHYERFIRTKMTRRNNFTTGRIYSEVLRKERRGDYLGATVQVIPHITNAIKERIIAGGEGHDVALVEIGGTVGDIESLPFLEAIRQMAVEVGRERTLYMHLTLVPYMAASGEVKTKPTQHSVKELLSIGIQPDILICRSDRAVPANERAKIALFCNVPEKAVISLKDVDSIYKIPGLLKSQGLDDYICKRFSLNCPEANLAEWEQVIYEEANPSGEVTIGMVGKYIELPDAYKSVIEALKHGGLKNRVTVNIKLIDSQDVETRGVEILKGLDAILIPGGFGYRGVEGKIATARYARENNIPYLGICLGMQVALIEFARNVVGMENANSTEFVPDCKYPVVALITEWRDEDGNVEQRSEKSDLGGTMRLGAQQCQLGDDSLVRQLYGAPTIIERHRHRYEVNNMLLKQIEAAGLRVAGRSGDDQLVEIIEVPNHPWFVACQFHPEFTSTPRDGHPLFAGFVKAASEYQKRQAK; from the coding sequence ATGACAACGAACTATATTTTTGTGACCGGCGGGGTCGTATCCTCTCTGGGTAAAGGCATTGCCGCAGCCTCCCTGGCAGCCATTCTTGAAGCCCGTGGCCTCAACGTCACCATGATGAAATTGGATCCCTACATTAACGTCGATCCAGGGACCATGAGTCCAATCCAGCATGGTGAAGTGTTCGTTACCGAAGACGGCGCTGAAACCGATCTGGATTTGGGTCACTACGAGCGTTTTATCCGCACCAAAATGACCCGTCGCAACAACTTCACCACTGGTCGTATCTACTCTGAGGTTCTGCGTAAAGAGCGTCGTGGCGACTATTTGGGCGCGACCGTACAGGTTATTCCGCACATCACCAACGCGATTAAAGAACGCATTATTGCCGGTGGCGAAGGTCATGACGTTGCGCTGGTTGAAATCGGCGGTACGGTGGGTGACATCGAATCCCTGCCGTTCCTTGAAGCTATCCGTCAGATGGCGGTAGAAGTGGGCCGTGAGCGCACTCTCTACATGCACCTGACGCTGGTGCCTTACATGGCGGCTTCCGGTGAAGTGAAAACCAAACCGACGCAGCACTCTGTTAAAGAGCTGCTCTCTATCGGTATTCAGCCAGATATTCTGATTTGCCGTTCCGATCGCGCGGTTCCTGCTAATGAACGCGCAAAAATTGCTTTGTTCTGTAACGTTCCAGAAAAAGCTGTGATTTCTCTGAAAGACGTCGATTCCATTTATAAAATCCCGGGCCTGTTGAAATCCCAGGGGCTGGACGATTATATTTGTAAACGATTCAGCTTGAACTGTCCGGAAGCAAATCTGGCCGAATGGGAACAGGTTATTTACGAAGAAGCGAATCCGTCAGGCGAAGTCACCATTGGTATGGTCGGTAAATACATTGAACTTCCGGACGCATACAAATCGGTTATTGAAGCACTGAAACACGGTGGCCTGAAAAACCGCGTAACCGTCAATATCAAGCTGATTGACTCGCAGGATGTTGAAACGCGCGGTGTAGAGATCTTAAAAGGTCTCGATGCGATTCTTATCCCTGGCGGCTTCGGCTACCGTGGTGTGGAAGGCAAGATCGCCACCGCGCGCTATGCGCGTGAAAACAATATTCCTTACTTGGGTATTTGCCTGGGTATGCAGGTTGCGTTGATTGAGTTCGCACGTAACGTAGTCGGGATGGAGAACGCCAACTCCACGGAATTTGTGCCAGACTGTAAATACCCGGTTGTGGCGCTTATTACCGAATGGCGTGACGAAGACGGCAACGTTGAGCAGCGTTCGGAGAAGAGCGATCTCGGTGGCACCATGCGCCTCGGCGCACAGCAGTGCCAGCTTGGTGATGACAGCCTGGTTCGCCAGTTGTATGGCGCGCCAACCATTATCGAACGCCATCGCCATCGTTACGAAGTCAACAATATGCTGTTGAAACAAATCGAAGCTGCGGGTCTGCGTGTTGCGGGCCGTTCCGGGGATGATCAGTTGGTCGAGATCATCGAAGTGCCGAATCATCCGTGGTTCGTCGCTTGTCAGTTCCACCCGGAATTTACTTCTACGCCGCGTGATGGACATCCGCTGTTTGCCGGTTTTGTCAAAGCCGCCAGCGAGTATCAGAAGCGCCAGGCGAAGTAA
- the mazG gene encoding nucleoside triphosphate pyrophosphohydrolase, which yields MTQIDRLLGIMQRLRDPETGCPWDKEQTYATIAPYTLEETYEVLDAISREDFDDLRGELGDLLFQVVFYAQMAQEEGRFDFNDICAAISDKLERRHPHIFGGAHAGNSTEVLARWEQIKSEERAEKSQHSALDDIPHSLPALMRAHKIQKRCSTVGFDWTSLGPVLDKVYEEIDEVMDEAKQAVVDDAKLEEEVGDLLFATVNLSRHLGVKAEVALQKANLKFERRFREVERIVRERGLEMTGVDLETMENVWQQVKRQEHDL from the coding sequence ATGACTCAAATCGATCGTCTGCTCGGGATTATGCAACGCCTGCGCGATCCAGAAACCGGCTGCCCGTGGGACAAGGAGCAGACTTACGCCACCATTGCGCCTTACACGCTGGAAGAGACGTACGAAGTGCTGGACGCTATTTCGCGCGAAGATTTTGACGACTTACGCGGCGAACTGGGTGACCTGCTGTTCCAGGTGGTTTTTTATGCGCAGATGGCGCAGGAAGAAGGGCGTTTCGATTTCAACGACATTTGCGCCGCCATCAGCGACAAACTGGAGCGTCGTCACCCGCACATTTTCGGTGGCGCACATGCGGGAAACAGCACGGAAGTGCTGGCGCGTTGGGAGCAAATTAAAAGCGAAGAGCGTGCGGAAAAATCTCAGCACTCGGCGCTTGACGATATTCCCCACAGCCTGCCTGCGCTGATGCGTGCGCACAAAATTCAGAAGCGCTGCTCGACTGTCGGCTTTGACTGGACGTCGCTTGGCCCGGTGCTCGACAAAGTGTACGAAGAGATCGACGAAGTGATGGATGAAGCCAAACAAGCGGTGGTAGACGACGCGAAACTGGAAGAAGAGGTCGGCGATTTGTTGTTTGCGACCGTCAACCTTTCGCGTCATCTTGGCGTCAAAGCGGAAGTGGCGTTGCAAAAAGCCAACCTGAAATTTGAGCGGCGTTTTCGTGAAGTTGAGCGCATTGTGCGCGAACGCGGTCTGGAAATGACCGGTGTAGATCTGGAAACAATGGAAAATGTCTGGCAACAAGTAAAACGCCAGGAACATGATCTTTAA